One part of the Zymomonas mobilis subsp. pomaceae ATCC 29192 genome encodes these proteins:
- a CDS encoding TolC family protein — translation MALTYGIGTFFFTATSAFATEYSLDQTLAFAEKYSAALSANNHEIHALHNQADSAMQLPDPKLRFGIDNVPVEGPNNGRFTRNEMTMERVGFMQDYISRKKRARQSDSFLAQARQTESDNDVIRGRIQREAAQAWLDLALSEKILKSAENLVAETTKQIDLQKVGVATGRTLASDVLDIKITLSAMQDKVTNAERDMLIAKARLAELTGKDIDSIAGALPSFNHLPSNERTLAYGVSHHPEIIEANRTADVAKARSAQSAVAAIPDVGVELYYAKRNGYEDMAGIMFTVGLPILQSHRQDKDHEADLARMMAANDQITLLMRDHTAQIHTLVAEYNAAYARWKRQTDEILPLQHQKVTLMEAQFQAGKSNLSAILEARRQLLDSEIEAGNAEKDVAKIWAAIRYLIPQDI, via the coding sequence ATGGCTCTGACCTATGGCATTGGGACTTTCTTTTTTACAGCCACGTCTGCTTTTGCCACTGAATATAGTTTAGATCAGACGCTTGCTTTTGCTGAAAAATATTCAGCGGCCTTATCTGCCAATAATCATGAAATCCATGCCTTACATAATCAGGCCGATTCGGCCATGCAGTTGCCCGATCCGAAATTAAGATTTGGCATTGATAATGTGCCTGTTGAGGGCCCCAATAATGGCCGTTTTACCCGTAACGAAATGACGATGGAACGGGTCGGTTTTATGCAAGATTATATTAGCCGAAAAAAGCGCGCGAGACAGTCGGATTCGTTTCTGGCACAGGCAAGACAAACAGAATCAGATAATGATGTCATCCGTGGCAGAATACAAAGAGAAGCCGCACAAGCATGGCTGGACTTGGCCCTATCGGAGAAAATTCTTAAATCTGCCGAAAATTTAGTCGCTGAAACGACCAAGCAAATCGACTTACAGAAGGTTGGGGTTGCAACTGGACGCACTCTTGCCAGTGATGTGCTGGATATAAAAATTACGCTGTCAGCCATGCAGGATAAAGTGACCAATGCCGAGAGAGATATGCTGATTGCTAAAGCCCGTTTAGCAGAACTGACAGGTAAAGATATCGACTCTATCGCAGGTGCCTTGCCTTCTTTTAATCATTTACCTTCCAATGAAAGAACTCTGGCATATGGGGTTTCCCATCATCCAGAAATTATTGAAGCGAATAGAACCGCCGATGTCGCCAAAGCGCGCTCTGCCCAATCTGCAGTCGCCGCTATTCCTGATGTCGGGGTCGAACTCTACTATGCTAAACGAAATGGCTATGAAGATATGGCCGGTATCATGTTTACGGTCGGTTTACCTATTCTTCAGTCCCATCGACAAGATAAAGACCATGAAGCTGATCTTGCCCGCATGATGGCTGCGAATGATCAGATAACCCTGTTAATGCGGGATCACACGGCCCAAATTCATACCCTTGTTGCGGAATATAATGCCGCTTATGCGCGATGGAAAAGACAGACGGATGAAATTCTGCCTTTGCAACATCAAAAAGTTACTTTGATGGAAGCCCAATTCCAAGCCGGAAAATCCAATTTATCTGCTATTTTAGAAGCACGTCGTCAGTTGCTGGATAGTGAGATTGAGGCTGGTAATGCGGAAAAAGATGTCGCCAAGATATGGGCGGCTATCCGATATCTTATTCCGCAGGATATTTAG
- a CDS encoding efflux RND transporter periplasmic adaptor subunit: MSRAFQLSLVILAVMAASGLGYVAGGKHHSATESSPKIAASDSDKARKILYWYDPMKPEQRFDKPGKSPFMDMDLLPRYADEAGEADGIAISARQQQNLGVKTQAVQFKSLQYQMDAYGTVTTDERSKETIPASANGIVEKLFVKAPDQFVTVHQALALLWIPEWTAAQQEYLAITKLGDPSLTAAARQRLQLQFMPEAIIRTVETTHKPQSRIMLRATKSGYVSKLNIQEGAQVSFSQPLFELASLNPVWIVISYPESQAAYLTPNSAIIATSSSWPGKNFYGKVSELLPNLDIETRTLQARVILDNPSFQLKPGMYVNVRLTKAITPKAVLAIPEEALILTGSKNIVLVSQGQGYFKPVEVVAGLRQNGWVEIKEGLSEGQSVVTSGQFLIDSEANLRSALPQMAGDKKTDQNHNKNESDQKKQNQQQPVYSGEGIVKAISHKTITLSHKAIPALKWPAMTMDFMLPEKGLPSDITVGKTVMFRFILNDSGARIIDLMLMNSSDPMASMKAGGA, from the coding sequence ATGAGCCGTGCTTTTCAGCTATCCCTTGTTATTCTAGCCGTGATGGCCGCTAGTGGTCTGGGATATGTTGCCGGCGGCAAACATCATTCTGCCACAGAATCCAGCCCCAAAATAGCCGCTTCGGATAGCGATAAAGCGCGTAAAATATTATATTGGTACGATCCGATGAAACCGGAACAACGCTTTGATAAACCCGGTAAATCGCCTTTTATGGATATGGATTTATTGCCTCGCTATGCGGATGAAGCAGGGGAGGCGGATGGCATAGCTATTAGTGCACGCCAACAACAAAATCTTGGCGTCAAAACGCAAGCTGTTCAGTTTAAATCCTTGCAATATCAGATGGATGCCTATGGCACGGTTACGACGGATGAAAGAAGTAAGGAGACTATACCCGCTAGTGCCAATGGCATTGTCGAAAAACTATTTGTAAAAGCCCCCGATCAATTCGTCACAGTCCATCAAGCTTTGGCCTTGTTATGGATTCCTGAATGGACTGCCGCACAACAAGAATATCTTGCAATAACAAAATTGGGTGATCCGTCATTAACGGCGGCAGCAAGACAGCGGCTGCAATTACAGTTCATGCCTGAAGCTATAATAAGAACGGTTGAAACGACCCATAAACCGCAAAGTCGCATTATGCTGCGGGCAACAAAAAGCGGGTATGTCAGTAAGCTTAATATACAAGAAGGGGCGCAGGTTAGCTTCTCTCAACCTTTATTTGAATTAGCCAGTCTCAATCCTGTCTGGATTGTTATCAGTTATCCAGAATCACAGGCGGCCTATTTGACGCCAAACAGCGCCATTATCGCCACTAGCAGCAGTTGGCCGGGAAAAAATTTCTACGGTAAAGTCAGTGAATTGCTGCCTAACTTGGATATTGAAACACGAACCTTACAAGCGCGGGTTATCCTTGATAATCCGTCCTTCCAATTAAAGCCTGGCATGTATGTTAATGTCAGATTGACGAAAGCAATAACCCCTAAAGCGGTTCTCGCCATTCCTGAAGAAGCGCTTATTCTGACCGGCAGTAAAAATATTGTTCTGGTCTCACAGGGGCAGGGATATTTTAAGCCGGTCGAGGTTGTCGCCGGTCTCCGTCAGAATGGCTGGGTGGAGATTAAAGAAGGTCTGTCTGAAGGTCAGTCTGTTGTGACCTCAGGACAATTCCTGATTGATTCAGAAGCTAATTTACGCAGTGCTTTACCGCAAATGGCAGGTGATAAAAAAACAGATCAAAATCATAATAAAAACGAAAGTGATCAGAAAAAACAAAATCAGCAACAGCCTGTCTATTCAGGGGAGGGGATAGTGAAGGCGATTAGCCACAAAACTATAACCTTATCGCATAAGGCTATACCGGCTTTAAAATGGCCTGCGATGACGATGGATTTTATGCTGCCTGAAAAAGGCCTTCCTTCAGATATTACAGTTGGAAAAACAGTAATGTTCCGTTTTATCCTGAATGATAGTGGGGCGCGTATTATTGATCTTATGCTGATGAATTCTTCTGATCCTATGGCCTCTATGAAGGCCGGTGGCGCATGA
- a CDS encoding copper-binding protein: MRPLVHSVAFLSFIATVPVMPALAQTDMDRMSMGHGTHSKNTSETIYSAQGTIKALDKTTVAIAHAAIPALSWPPMTMSFKLADKKQASLLKIGQNVRFSFKQVAEGYQITSISPK, translated from the coding sequence ATGCGCCCATTAGTTCATTCTGTTGCTTTTTTATCTTTTATAGCAACCGTTCCGGTTATGCCTGCTCTGGCACAAACTGATATGGATAGGATGTCTATGGGACATGGGACCCATAGTAAAAATACTTCGGAAACAATTTATAGCGCACAAGGAACCATCAAGGCGCTTGATAAAACGACAGTAGCGATAGCCCATGCGGCGATTCCTGCATTAAGTTGGCCACCAATGACTATGTCTTTTAAGCTGGCCGATAAAAAACAGGCTTCTCTTTTAAAAATAGGGCAAAATGTCCGTTTTTCATTCAAGCAAGTAGCAGAGGGTTATCAAATAACCTCTATCTCTCCTAAATAA
- a CDS encoding efflux RND transporter permease subunit, with product MIAAVIRWSLKNRLLIILMAVLLAVLGFWNLKDTALDALPDLSDVQVIVRTSYPGKSPRTVEDQVTYPLTTTMLSVPGAKTVRGYSMFGDSYVYVLFEDKTDLYWARSRVLEYLSQIQSSLPTEAKASLGPDATGVGWVYEYALVDRTGRHSLADLRALQDWVLRYELKTVADVSEVASVGGMVKQYQVVLHPDRLRALNITHEAVITALKKANQEGGGSVIEMGEAEYMVRTSGYLKNLEDFQNTVITVRSAIPVLLSDVATLRIGPEMRRNVAELDGEGEVAGGIIVMRYGKNALQTINAVKEKINQIKKTLPAGVEIIPVYDRSQLINHAVDNLSHKLIEEFIVVTVICSLFLFHLRSALVAIITLPLGILGAFIIMRYQGVNANIMSLGGIAIAIGAMVDAAIVMIENMHKVLEQWKHNHPNIQPSPADYWHISEIAALEVGPALFSSLAIITLSFVPVFSLEAQEGRMFSPLAFTKTYAMAVSAGLGITLVPVLMGYFIRGNIPDEKANPLNRWLIAGYEPILAFVLKKPKSILLMAALLLAVTAYPLARLGSEFMPSLDEGDLLYMPTALPGISVQSATTLLQQTDRLIKTIPEVETVFGKAGRAETATDSAPMTMLETTIRFKPKAQWRAGMTMDKLVKELDNTVKIPGIANVWVPPIRNRLDMLSTGIKTPVGIKVNGNDINQIESVAEQIERAVRHVPGVTSSLAERLTGGRYIDINIDRKKAARYGVSVQELQSLVATLIGGENIGETIEGRERYPINVRYPRELRDSVQAIRDLPVVAESGAQISLSELASVTVAEGPPMLKSENARLSDWVYVDLRGRDLKSAVIDMQKAVDQQVKLPQGISLSWSGQFEYMERATARLKIVLPFTLAIIFLLLYMTFSRVRDALMIMGSLPFALIGGVWLLYILGYNLSVAAAVGFIALAGVAAEFGIIMVLYLNQAVAKYQKEEGALTDEKIHQAIHEGAVLRVRPKVMTVATIMAGLLPIMWGSGTGSEVMRRIAAPMIGGMVTAPLLSMLVIPAIYSLLRHNQKSKAQDI from the coding sequence ATGATCGCGGCTGTTATCCGTTGGTCTTTAAAAAACAGACTTCTCATTATCCTGATGGCTGTCCTGTTAGCAGTCTTGGGATTTTGGAATTTAAAAGATACCGCCCTAGACGCTTTACCAGATCTTTCCGATGTTCAAGTTATTGTCCGCACCAGCTATCCTGGAAAGTCGCCTCGTACCGTTGAAGATCAGGTTACCTATCCCTTGACGACAACGATGCTTTCCGTGCCGGGTGCCAAGACCGTGCGGGGCTATTCGATGTTCGGCGATTCTTATGTCTATGTTTTATTCGAAGATAAGACCGATCTTTATTGGGCTCGATCACGGGTATTAGAATATCTTAGCCAAATTCAGTCTAGCCTTCCCACCGAAGCAAAAGCGAGCTTGGGCCCTGATGCAACAGGGGTCGGATGGGTGTATGAATATGCTTTGGTTGACCGGACAGGACGCCATAGTCTGGCTGATTTACGTGCCTTACAAGATTGGGTGCTACGATATGAATTAAAAACGGTCGCCGATGTTTCAGAAGTGGCCAGTGTAGGCGGCATGGTCAAACAATATCAGGTTGTTCTCCATCCTGATCGTTTGCGTGCTTTAAATATAACGCATGAAGCGGTCATAACAGCTCTTAAAAAGGCCAATCAGGAAGGCGGCGGCTCGGTCATTGAGATGGGAGAGGCCGAATATATGGTGCGGACCTCGGGCTATCTCAAAAATTTAGAAGACTTTCAAAATACAGTCATTACCGTTCGATCCGCTATTCCTGTCCTTCTTTCTGACGTTGCGACTTTACGGATAGGCCCCGAAATGCGGCGTAATGTTGCAGAATTAGATGGAGAAGGTGAGGTCGCAGGCGGTATTATTGTCATGCGTTACGGTAAGAATGCCCTTCAAACTATCAATGCCGTTAAAGAAAAAATTAACCAGATAAAGAAAACTTTACCTGCTGGAGTCGAAATAATACCTGTTTATGACAGGTCACAACTGATTAATCATGCTGTTGATAATTTATCCCATAAATTAATTGAAGAATTTATTGTTGTTACAGTTATTTGTTCTTTATTTCTCTTTCATCTGCGGTCAGCGCTTGTCGCTATTATTACCCTACCATTGGGTATTTTGGGCGCTTTTATTATCATGCGCTATCAAGGGGTAAATGCCAATATCATGTCTTTAGGCGGTATCGCTATCGCTATTGGCGCTATGGTCGATGCGGCCATTGTTATGATAGAGAATATGCATAAAGTTTTGGAACAGTGGAAACATAACCATCCGAATATCCAGCCTTCTCCCGCTGATTACTGGCATATATCCGAAATCGCTGCGCTTGAAGTCGGCCCCGCACTGTTCAGTAGTTTAGCTATTATTACGCTTTCTTTTGTGCCTGTTTTTTCACTTGAAGCGCAAGAAGGGCGAATGTTTTCGCCGCTGGCCTTTACCAAAACCTATGCAATGGCCGTATCGGCAGGCTTGGGTATTACGCTTGTTCCGGTTTTGATGGGCTATTTTATTCGGGGCAATATTCCTGATGAAAAGGCTAATCCCCTTAATCGCTGGTTGATTGCCGGTTATGAACCTATTTTAGCCTTTGTTTTGAAAAAGCCGAAAAGCATTCTGCTTATGGCGGCGTTACTATTGGCGGTGACCGCTTATCCCCTCGCAAGATTAGGTAGCGAGTTTATGCCTTCGCTTGATGAAGGCGACTTACTTTATATGCCGACAGCCTTACCGGGAATTTCCGTACAGAGTGCAACCACACTGTTACAGCAAACGGACAGGCTCATAAAAACCATTCCCGAAGTAGAGACCGTATTTGGTAAGGCTGGACGCGCAGAAACGGCCACCGATTCTGCACCGATGACGATGTTGGAAACTACCATCCGTTTTAAGCCCAAAGCGCAATGGCGGGCGGGTATGACGATGGATAAACTTGTCAAAGAACTGGATAATACCGTTAAAATTCCAGGTATCGCCAATGTCTGGGTACCCCCTATTCGTAATCGTCTTGATATGCTTTCAACGGGTATCAAAACACCCGTTGGAATCAAGGTGAATGGTAATGACATTAATCAGATTGAATCTGTTGCTGAACAGATCGAGCGGGCTGTAAGGCATGTCCCCGGTGTGACGTCTTCTTTAGCAGAACGTTTAACCGGTGGCCGTTATATTGATATTAATATCGATAGGAAAAAGGCGGCGCGCTATGGCGTATCCGTCCAAGAATTACAGTCATTAGTGGCCACGCTCATCGGGGGCGAAAATATTGGTGAAACCATTGAAGGGCGAGAGCGCTATCCTATCAATGTTCGTTATCCAAGAGAATTACGGGATTCCGTTCAGGCCATCCGTGATTTGCCCGTTGTAGCCGAGAGTGGGGCGCAGATTAGTCTTTCTGAACTAGCCTCTGTAACGGTAGCCGAAGGGCCGCCTATGTTAAAAAGCGAGAATGCGCGTCTCTCGGATTGGGTATATGTTGATTTGCGGGGGAGGGATTTAAAGTCAGCCGTTATTGATATGCAAAAAGCGGTAGATCAGCAAGTAAAACTACCGCAAGGCATTTCTCTCAGCTGGTCAGGTCAGTTCGAATATATGGAACGCGCCACTGCACGACTTAAAATTGTGTTACCTTTTACTTTGGCGATTATTTTTTTACTACTTTATATGACCTTCAGCCGTGTTCGAGATGCCTTGATGATCATGGGTAGTTTGCCCTTTGCCTTGATTGGGGGGGTATGGCTTCTTTATATATTGGGTTATAATCTATCAGTAGCCGCAGCAGTGGGTTTTATTGCCTTGGCAGGGGTGGCCGCAGAATTTGGCATTATTATGGTACTCTATCTTAATCAGGCAGTTGCAAAATATCAGAAAGAGGAGGGCGCTTTAACGGATGAAAAAATCCACCAAGCCATCCATGAAGGGGCCGTGCTAAGAGTGCGCCCCAAAGTCATGACAGTTGCAACTATTATGGCGGGATTATTGCCTATCATGTGGGGAAGTGGCACCGGTTCCGAGGTTATGCGTCGCATTGCCGCCCCGATGATTGGCGGTATGGTGACGGCACCTTTATTATCCATGTTGGTAATACCCGCAATTTATTCTTTATTACGCCATAACCAGAAATCAAAAGCACAGGATATTTAA
- a CDS encoding dienelactone hydrolase family protein has translation MDIFSERIDIPAATISIDSYIFYPKNKISQPTLLPAIILFTDIRGPRSVYDELASRLAAQGYYVVMPHIYYREGTAPVIDPTIPVAEEPTFTKRRELAATLTTKAQEQDFSYIIDWLEHNPHVIPHHYGVVGYCMTGPFALRLAALYPEHIVAAAGFHGANYVTGEADSVDHLVKKIKGAVYLGHAKEDALNPQSAIDQLGKALAEGQINYQNIIYDAGHGYTMPDSPAFDQKASEKAFKNLVQFFDHYLKV, from the coding sequence ATGGATATTTTCTCTGAAAGAATAGATATTCCTGCGGCCACTATATCTATCGATAGTTATATATTTTATCCTAAGAATAAAATTTCACAGCCGACATTATTACCCGCTATTATTTTGTTTACCGATATTCGCGGCCCGCGCTCCGTCTATGATGAGTTGGCTTCACGTCTTGCAGCACAAGGCTATTATGTGGTGATGCCCCATATTTACTATCGAGAGGGAACGGCTCCTGTGATTGATCCCACTATTCCGGTAGCGGAAGAACCCACCTTCACCAAACGTCGTGAGCTCGCTGCGACTTTAACAACAAAAGCACAGGAACAAGATTTTTCTTATATTATTGACTGGCTAGAGCATAATCCGCACGTAATACCCCATCACTATGGGGTCGTCGGCTATTGCATGACTGGGCCTTTTGCGCTTCGTTTAGCGGCGTTATATCCTGAACATATTGTCGCTGCGGCCGGTTTTCATGGGGCAAACTATGTTACCGGAGAAGCTGATTCAGTCGATCATCTCGTAAAAAAGATAAAAGGAGCCGTTTATCTTGGTCATGCAAAAGAAGATGCCTTAAACCCGCAATCTGCCATTGATCAGTTAGGTAAAGCGCTTGCAGAGGGACAGATAAATTATCAAAATATTATTTACGATGCAGGGCATGGATATACGATGCCGGATTCACCCGCCTTTGACCAAAAGGCTTCAGAAAAAGCCTTCAAAAATTTAGTCCAGTTTTTCGACCACTATTTAAAGGTTTGA
- a CDS encoding histidine kinase has protein sequence MKNKLPFIISGVAILIAVGVFFVSRSGRASDLISESMKSASPVRIYAQKAKESYLADKSKRHFEHYDLDHDQKVSRDEYLAGRRRSFKRLDKNQDGVLNFDEYAASAMNRFDQADHNHDGFLNMEDFAVIDNHKGQDEKGVEP, from the coding sequence ATGAAAAATAAATTACCGTTTATTATAAGCGGTGTAGCTATCTTAATAGCAGTCGGTGTTTTTTTTGTAAGCCGATCAGGCCGGGCTTCTGACCTTATATCAGAATCGATGAAATCAGCTTCTCCGGTAAGAATCTATGCACAAAAGGCTAAAGAGTCCTATCTTGCGGATAAATCCAAGCGACATTTTGAACATTATGATCTTGACCATGATCAAAAAGTAAGTCGAGATGAGTATCTGGCTGGACGAAGACGTTCTTTTAAACGATTGGATAAAAATCAGGATGGTGTTTTAAATTTTGATGAATATGCTGCTTCTGCCATGAATCGTTTCGATCAGGCCGATCATAATCATGATGGTTTCTTGAATATGGAAGATTTTGCCGTCATTGATAACCATAAGGGGCAAGACGAAAAAGGCGTTGAACCATAA